The Zingiber officinale cultivar Zhangliang chromosome 9A, Zo_v1.1, whole genome shotgun sequence genome window below encodes:
- the LOC122021585 gene encoding auxin-responsive protein SAUR64-like has translation MLSPKRLVEKAKKGIPLMRSNSRPSSYEGNAGVAEKGHFVVYSMDDTRFVVPLAFLTSCIFQELLKVSAEEFGLPGKRPITLACSGVFMEYVVSLLKRSVSRDVERALLASINANRCLDSTLVGLGRDQQRAVA, from the coding sequence ATGTTGAGTCCCAAGAGGCTTGTTGAGAAGGCAAAGAAAGGGATCCCCTTGATGAGATCTAATAGTCGGCCGAGTTCATATGAGGGTAACGCAGGGGTTGCTGAAAAGGGCCATTTTGTGGTGTACAGTATGGATGATACAAGATTCGTGGTGCCATTGGCATTCCTCACCAGCTGTATTTTCCAAGAGCTCCTCAAGGTTTCAGCTGAGGAGTTTGGATTACCCGGTAAGAGGCCAATTACCTTGGCCTGCAGTGGAGTTTTCATGGAGTACGTGGTCTCCTTGCTCAAGAGAAGCGTGTCTAGAGATGTGGAGAGGGCGCTGCTTGCCTCCATCAATGCGAACCGGTGTTTGGATTCCACTTTGGTTGGTCTTGGTCGTGACCAACAACGAGCAGTAGCATGA
- the LOC122021684 gene encoding auxin-responsive protein SAUR64-like yields the protein MLSPKRLVDKAKKGIPLALMMRSNSSSRVVAEKGHFVVYTVEDVRFMLPLAFLKSPVLQELLKVSEEEFGLPGDGPIRLACNANFMEYILALFQRRVSGEVERALLASLDAKRCSSASLLSHAGKDQQQLVAFT from the coding sequence ATGTTGAGCCCCAAGAGACTCGTTGACAAGGCAAAGAAAGGGATCCCCTTGGCATTAATGATGAGATCCAATAGCAGTAGTAGAGTGGTTGCTGAGAAGGGGCACTTCGTGGTGTACACTGTGGAGGATGTGAGGTTCATGCTGCCTTTGGCATTCCTCAAGAGCCCAGTACTTCAGGAGCTGCTCAAAGTATCGGAAGAGGAGTTTGGATTGCCTGGAGACGGGCCGATTAGATTGGCATGCAATGCAAATTTTATGGAGTACATTCTTGCCTTGTTTCAGAGGCGTGTATCTGGAGAAGTGGAGAGAGCCTTGCTTGCCTCCCTTGACGCAAAGCGATGCTCATCAGCTTCTCTGTTGAGCCATGCAGGAAAAGATCAACAGCAGTTAGTAGCATTCACATAG